The Macaca nemestrina isolate mMacNem1 chromosome 12, mMacNem.hap1, whole genome shotgun sequence genome contains a region encoding:
- the LOC105476190 gene encoding A disintegrin and metalloproteinase with thrombospondin motifs 8, whose amino-acid sequence MLPAPAAPRWPPLLLLLLLPPLARGAPARPAAGGQASELVVPTRLPGSAGELALHLSAFGKGFVLRLAPDDSFLAPEFKIERLGGSGRSTGGERGLRGCFFSGTVNGEPESLAAVSLCRGLSGSFLLDGEEFTIQPQGAGGSLGQPHRLQRWGPAGARPLPRGPEWEVETGEGQRQERGDSEEDSEEESQEEEAEGASELPPPLGATSRTKRFVSEARFVETLLVADASMAAFYGADLQNHILTLMSVAARIYKHPSIKNSINLMVVKVLIVEDEKWGPEVSDNGGLTLRNFCNWQRRFNQPSDRHPEHYDTAILLTRQNFCGQEGLCDTLGVADIGTICDPNKSCSVIEDEGLQAAHTLAHELGHVLSMPHDDSKPCTRLFGPMGKHHMMAPLFVHLNQTLPWSPCSAMYLTELLDGGHGDCLLDAPAAALPLPTGLPGRMALYQLDQQCRQIFGPDFHHCPNTSAQDVCAQLWCHTDGAEPLCHTKNGSLPWADGTPCGPGHLCSEGSCLPEEEVERPKPVVDGGWAPWGPWGECSRTCGGGVQFSHRECKDPEPQNGGRYCLGRRAKYQSCHTEECPPDGKSFREQQCEKYNAYNYTDMDGNLLQWVPKYAGVSPRDRCKLFCRARGRSEFKVFEAKVIDGTLCGPETLAICVRGQCVKAGCDHVVDSPRKLDKCGVCGGKGNSCRKVSGSLTPTSYGYNDIVTIPAGATNIDVKQRSHPGVQNDGNYLALKTADGQYLLNGNLAISAIEQDILVKGTILKYSGSIATLERLQSFRPLPEPLTVQLLTVPGEVFPPKVKYTFFVPNDVDFGMQSSRERATTNIIQPLLHAQWVLGDWSECSSTCGPGWQRRTVECRDPSGQASATCNKALKPEDAKPCESQLCPL is encoded by the exons ATgctccccgcccccgccgccccccGGTGGCCTccgctcctgctgctgctgctgctgccgccgctggCCCGCGGCGCCCCGGCCCGGCCCGCAGCTGGGGGGCAGGCCTCGGAGCTGGTGGTGCCCACGCGGTTGCCCGGCAGCGCGGGCGAGCTCGCGCTCCACCTGTCCGCCTTCGGCAAGGGCTTCGTGCTGCGCCTGGCGCCCGACGACAGCTTCCTGGCGCCCGAGTTCAAGATCGAGCGCCTCGGGGGCTCGGGCCGGTCTACCGGGGGCGAGCGGGGGCTGCGCGGCTGCTTCTTCTCCGGCACCGTGAATGGGGAGCCCGAGTCGCTGGCGGCGGTCAGCCTGTGCCGCGGGCTGAGCGGCTCCTTCCTGCTGGACGGCGAGGAGTTCACCATCCAGCCGCAGGGCGCGGGGGGCTCCCTGGGTCAGCCGCACCGCCTGCAGCGCTGGGGTCCCGCCGGAGCCCGCCCCCTCCCGCGAGGACCCGAGTGGGAGGTGGAGACGGGAGAGGGTcagaggcaggagagaggagaCAGCGAGGAGGACAGCGAGGAGGAGAGCCAAGAAGAGGAGGCAGAAGGCGCTAGCGAGCTGCCACCGCCCCTGGGGGCCACGAGTAGGACCAAGCGGTTTGTGTCTGAGGCGCGCTTCGTGGAGACGCTGCTGGTGGCCGATGCGTCCATGGCTGCCTTCTACGGGGCCGACCTGCAG AACCACATCCTCACATTAATGTCTGTGGCAGCCCGAATCTACAAGCACCCCAGCATCAAGAATTCCATCAACCTGATGGTGGTAAAAGTGCTGATTGTAGAAGATGAAAAATGGGGCCCAGAGGTGTCCGACAACGGGGGGCTCACACTGCGCAACTTCTGCAACTGGCAGCGGCGTTTCAACCAGCCCAGCGACCGCCACCCGGAGCACTACGACACGGCCATCCTGCTCACCAGACAG AACTTCTGTGGGCAGGAGGGGCTGTGTGACACCCTGGGTGTGGCAGACATCGGGACCATTTGTGACCCCAACAAAAGCTGCTCCGTGATCGAGGATGAGGGGCTCCAGGCGGCCCACACCCTGGCCCATGAACTAG GGCACGTCCTCAGCATGCCGCACGACGACTCCAAGCCCTGCACGCGGCTCTTCGGGCCCATGGGCAAGCACCACATGATGGCGCCGCTGTTCGTCCACCTGAACCAGACGCTGCCCTGGTCCCCCTGCAGCGCCATGTACCTCACGGAGCTCCTGGACGGCGGGCACG GAGACTGTCTCCTGGACGCCCCTGCCGcggccctgcccctccccacaggCCTCCCGGGCCGCATGGCCCTGTACCAGCTGGACCAGCAGTGCAGGCAGATCTTTGGGCCGGATTTCCACCACTGCCCCAACACTTCTGCTCAGGACGTCTGCGCCCAGCTTTGGTGCCACACTGATGGGGCCGAGCCCCTGTGCCACACGAAGAATGGCAGCCTGCCCTGGGCTGACGGCACGCCGTGCGGGCCTGGGCATCTCTGCTCAGAAGGCAGCTGTCTACCTGAGGAGGAAGTGGAGAGGCCCAAG CCCGTGGTAGATGGAGGCTGGGCACCGTGGGGACCCTGGGGAGAATGTTCTCGGACCTGTGGAGGAGGAGTACAGTTTTCACACCGTGAGTGCAAGGACCCCGAGCCTCAGAATGGAGGAAGATACTGCCTGGGTCGGAGAGCCAAGTACCAGTCATGCCACACGGAGGAATGCCCCCCTGACG GGAAAAGCTTCAGGGAACAGCAGTGTGAGAAGTATAATGCCTACAATTACACTGACATGGATGGGAATCTCCTGCAGTGGGTCCCCAAGTACGCTGGGGTGTCCCCCCGGGACCGCTGCAAGTTGTTCTGCCGAGCCCGGGGGAGGAGTGAGTTCAAAGTGTTCGAGGCCAAG GTGATTGATGGCACCCTGTGTGGGCCGGAGACGCTGGCCATCTGTGTCCGTGGCCAGTGTGTCAAGGCCGGCTGTGACCATGTGGTGGACTCGCCTCGGAAGCTGGACAAATGCGGGGTGTGTGGGGGCAAAGGCAACTCCTGCAGGAAGGTCTCCGGGTCCCTCACCCCCACCAG TTATGGCTACAATGACATTGTCACCATCCCAGCTGGTGCCACTAATATTGACGTGAAGCAGCGGAGCCACCCAGGTGTGCAGAACGATGGGAACTACCTGGCGCTGAAGACAGCTGACGGGCAGTACCTGCTCAACGGCAACCTGGCCATCTCTGCCATAGAGCAGGACATCTTGGTGAAGGGGACCATCCTGAAGTACAGCGGCTCCATCGCCACCCTGGAGCGCCTGCAGAGCTTCCGGCCCTTGCCAGAGCCTCTGACGGTGCAGCTCCTGACAGTCCCTGGCGAGGTCTTCCCCCCGAAAGTCAAATACACCTTCTTTGTTCCTAATGACGTGGACTTCGGCATGCAGAGCAGCAGAGAGAGAGCAACCACCAACATCATCCAGCCACTGCTCCACGCACAGTGGGTGCTGGGGGACTGGTCTGAGTGCTCCAGCACCTGCGGGCCCGGCTGGCAGCGGCGAACTGTAGAGTGCAGGGACCCCTCCGGCCAGGCCTCTGCCACCTGCAACAAGGCTCTGAAACCCGAGGATGCCAAGCCCTGTGAAAGCCAGCTGTGCCCCCTGTGA